Proteins from a genomic interval of Trifolium pratense cultivar HEN17-A07 linkage group LG6, ARS_RC_1.1, whole genome shotgun sequence:
- the LOC123889358 gene encoding nuclear transport factor 2-like isoform X1 yields MALQTATPPTTPSAEMVGNAFVEQYYHILHQSPELVYRFYQESSVISRPDSNGVMTSVTTMKGINEKILSLNYKEFKAEIKTADAQKSHKDGVTVLVTGCLTGKDNLRRKFAQSFFLAPQDNGFFVLNDVFRYVEDREPLEPHTVNGVDDAIAVIVTSEPEPIHIADPSPPDPANSHKERQIVAENAYEPSNHHETQIVAENEDIVEPDFQSNENDDSQAAEITSSSQEDAPKKSYASIVKVPKGKLAPAKVYVPTNTVKKATNRTESQVVESVKAAPVPESAPDSVGNPESNDSNDEVEGHSIYIRNLPLNVTVAQLETEFKKFGPIKPGGIQVRNNKQQGYCFGFVEYLSLNSMNNAIQASPIAIGGRQAVIEIKRTTARVGSGTGGGIGRGRIPSGRPGFRNDSFRGRGNFSGGRGYGRNNDHGNRGEFSIRGRGPGGHAESYHQGRGRGGGRSNAFKQSAVPSE; encoded by the exons ATGGCTTTGCAAACAGCTACTCCTCCAACTACTCCCAGTGCGGAAATGGTTGGTAATGCATTTGTTGAGCAGTATTATCATATTCTTCACCAATCTCCAGAATTAGTCTATCGGTTTTACCAGGAGTCTAGTGTCATTAGCCGACCTGATTCCAATGGTGTGATGACATCAGTCACAACTATGAAA GGCATCAACGAGAAGATTCTTTCACTAAATTACAAGGAATTTAAAGCAGAAATAAAGACTGCAGATGCTCAAAAGTCGCACAAGGACGGAGTTACTGTGCTGGTGACTGGATGCTTGACTGGAAAGGATAACTTGAGAAGAAAATTCGCACAGTCATTCTTCCTCGCTCCACAAGATAACGGCTTTTTTGTTCTGAATGATGTTTTTAGGTATGTAGAAGACCGTGAACCGTTGGAACCACATACAGTTAATGGAGTTGATGATGCAATTGCTGTTATTGTAACCTCAGAACCAG AACCGATTCACATTGCTGATCCTTCTCCACCGGACCCTGCAAATTCTCACAAAGAACGCCAAATTGTTGCTGAGAATGCTTATGAGCCTTCTAACCATCATGAGACACAGATAGTTGCTGAAAACGAAGACATCGTAGAACCTGACTTTCAGTCAAATGAGAATGATGATTCTCAGGCAGCTGAAATCACTTCTTCATCTCAAGAGGATGCTCCAAAGAAGTCTTATGCATCAATT GTTAAAGTCCCAAAAGGGAAATTGGCACCAGCTAAAGTGTATGTGCCAACTAATACTGTAAAGAAGGCGACTAACAGAACTGAGAGCCAAGTAGTTGAGTCAGTAAAAGCTGCGCCAGTGCCTGAATCAGCACCGGATAGTGTTGGCAACCCTGAAAGTAATGATAGTAACGACGAAG TTGAGGGACACTCCATCTACATTCGAAATTTGCCCTTAAATGTGACGGTTGCTCAGTTGGAAACAGAGTTTAAGAAATTTGGACCAATCAAGCCAGGAGGCATCCAAGTCAGAAATAATAAG CAGCAGGGATACTGTTTTGGCTTTGTTGAATACTTATCACTAAATTCAATGAATAATGCAATTCAG GCTTCACCTATTGCTATTGGGGGGCGTCAAGCTGTAATCGAGATAAAGAGAACCACTGCCCGAG TTGGAAGTGGCACAGGCGGCGGTATTGGAAGAGGTAGGATTCCATCAGGAAGACCTGGATTCCGAAATGATTCATTCAGAGGTCGTGGCAATTTCAGTGGTGGTCGAGGCTATGGTCGAAACAACGACCACGGAAATCGAGGCGAGTTTTCAATTAGGGGGCGTGGTCCTGGTGGACATGCAGAGAGTTATCACCAAGGAAGAGGGAGAGGCGGTGGCCGATCTAATGCATTTAAACAAAGTGCCGTCCCTTCCGAATGA
- the LOC123889358 gene encoding nuclear transport factor 2-like isoform X2, producing the protein MALQTATPPTTPSAEMVGNAFVEQYYHILHQSPELVYRFYQESSVISRPDSNGVMTSVTTMKGINEKILSLNYKEFKAEIKTADAQKSHKDGVTVLVTGCLTGKDNLRRKFAQSFFLAPQDNGFFVLNDVFRYVEDREPLEPHTVNGVDDAIAVIVTSEPEPIHIADPSPPDPANSHKERQIVAENAYEPSNHHETQIVAENEDIVEPDFQSNENDDSQAAEITSSSQEDAPKKSYASIVKVPKGKLAPAKVYVPTNTVKKATNRTESQVVESVKAAPVPESAPDSVGNPESNDSNDEVEGHSIYIRNLPLNVTVAQLETEFKKFGPIKPGGIQVRNNKQGYCFGFVEYLSLNSMNNAIQASPIAIGGRQAVIEIKRTTARVGSGTGGGIGRGRIPSGRPGFRNDSFRGRGNFSGGRGYGRNNDHGNRGEFSIRGRGPGGHAESYHQGRGRGGGRSNAFKQSAVPSE; encoded by the exons ATGGCTTTGCAAACAGCTACTCCTCCAACTACTCCCAGTGCGGAAATGGTTGGTAATGCATTTGTTGAGCAGTATTATCATATTCTTCACCAATCTCCAGAATTAGTCTATCGGTTTTACCAGGAGTCTAGTGTCATTAGCCGACCTGATTCCAATGGTGTGATGACATCAGTCACAACTATGAAA GGCATCAACGAGAAGATTCTTTCACTAAATTACAAGGAATTTAAAGCAGAAATAAAGACTGCAGATGCTCAAAAGTCGCACAAGGACGGAGTTACTGTGCTGGTGACTGGATGCTTGACTGGAAAGGATAACTTGAGAAGAAAATTCGCACAGTCATTCTTCCTCGCTCCACAAGATAACGGCTTTTTTGTTCTGAATGATGTTTTTAGGTATGTAGAAGACCGTGAACCGTTGGAACCACATACAGTTAATGGAGTTGATGATGCAATTGCTGTTATTGTAACCTCAGAACCAG AACCGATTCACATTGCTGATCCTTCTCCACCGGACCCTGCAAATTCTCACAAAGAACGCCAAATTGTTGCTGAGAATGCTTATGAGCCTTCTAACCATCATGAGACACAGATAGTTGCTGAAAACGAAGACATCGTAGAACCTGACTTTCAGTCAAATGAGAATGATGATTCTCAGGCAGCTGAAATCACTTCTTCATCTCAAGAGGATGCTCCAAAGAAGTCTTATGCATCAATT GTTAAAGTCCCAAAAGGGAAATTGGCACCAGCTAAAGTGTATGTGCCAACTAATACTGTAAAGAAGGCGACTAACAGAACTGAGAGCCAAGTAGTTGAGTCAGTAAAAGCTGCGCCAGTGCCTGAATCAGCACCGGATAGTGTTGGCAACCCTGAAAGTAATGATAGTAACGACGAAG TTGAGGGACACTCCATCTACATTCGAAATTTGCCCTTAAATGTGACGGTTGCTCAGTTGGAAACAGAGTTTAAGAAATTTGGACCAATCAAGCCAGGAGGCATCCAAGTCAGAAATAATAAG CAGGGATACTGTTTTGGCTTTGTTGAATACTTATCACTAAATTCAATGAATAATGCAATTCAG GCTTCACCTATTGCTATTGGGGGGCGTCAAGCTGTAATCGAGATAAAGAGAACCACTGCCCGAG TTGGAAGTGGCACAGGCGGCGGTATTGGAAGAGGTAGGATTCCATCAGGAAGACCTGGATTCCGAAATGATTCATTCAGAGGTCGTGGCAATTTCAGTGGTGGTCGAGGCTATGGTCGAAACAACGACCACGGAAATCGAGGCGAGTTTTCAATTAGGGGGCGTGGTCCTGGTGGACATGCAGAGAGTTATCACCAAGGAAGAGGGAGAGGCGGTGGCCGATCTAATGCATTTAAACAAAGTGCCGTCCCTTCCGAATGA